CCTCAATCGCCACCAGCCCGCGCTTGACCAGCGTCGTCAGCGAACTCTCCGGCACGGCCTTGCGGCTGAGCACCTCGCGCAGGTCGCGCACGGCCATCCGTCCGCCCACCGCGGCCAGTTCGGCCAGCACGGCGAGCTGGTTCTCGTTCAACTTCGGCAGCCTCGCGCCGGGCTGTCCCTGCTGCTCGGCCCCGGTAAGCACGGCCACCTTGTACGTTCGCCGAGCGTCGCGCTCCTCGGCCAACGCCTCGCGCACCAGCCACTTCTTCCGCACCATGCCTTCAAGCAGCGCCTTATTCGCCTGCGTCGCCGAGCGCAGCGCGGAGATCTTCGCCGACTCGCCGCTCTCGAGGTAGTTCAGCACGGCATACTCGCGGTTCTGCTCCTCTGGCGTCAGCTTCGAGCGCCGCGACGAGCCCTTGGCCGCGCCCTCGTACAGCACGCGCCGCCCCGCCTCGCCGATCCGGTAGACCCACTGCCGCCGCACCTCGGCCGAGAGCGGCAGCATCCCGCGCAGCACCTCGCCCAGCGGCGCGCAGTAGTACTGGGCGACCCACGACCCCAGCCGCATCAGCTCATCGGACAGGATGGCCTGATGGTCCATCACCTGCTGGAGCGGCTTGGCCTCGACGCCCTCGGGCAGCGGCTGGTCGTGCACCCGCACCACGACGCCCATCAGGCGCTGTCCGCTGAAGGGAACCAACACCCGCGCGCCGACGACAGGCACCCGGTCGTTCACCGCATAGGTAAACGTCCGATCGAGCGGAACCGGCAGAGCCACATCGCAGAAGGAAGCCACACTCCCCAGTGTATCGAGTCCGGCGCAATGCCCGAAACGCTACTTGCCTATCAGAACGCGACGCACGACACCGCGCATCGGCTCCTCGTAGTAAAGAAACAGAAAACAGCAGAACACGATGAGCACCACGGGCGTAACCGCGGCATCAAGCCCCGGGTGGAAGTGCGCAAAGAGTACATGCATCAGGTTGCGTATTGGAGCCTGCAGGATGTAGATCGAGAAACTGGCCCCACCCAGCAACAACATCGGAGGACTGGAGAGAAGGTTCGTCAGCCAGCCCTTGCCTACCGCAAGACGGAAGATAGCCCACGCAAAAGAAAAGAGAGCGGCAGCAATCAGGTAACGATCCTCGACTCTAAGGGAGATCACAATGCCGCCTGGAATCAGGCCCGCCAGCGTCAACCAATCATTGGTGCGCCAATCCGGCGAGGCACTCTGCCGCTCCATAAAGAGAGCACCAAGCGACATCCCCAGGATGAACTCCGGCAGGCGCAGAACCGGCAGCAGGATGTGACGATTGACCCATGAGTCGAAGACTCCGGGAGCAAGGTTGGGAGCATGAAACGCGATTCCGATTGCGACCATCAGCCCCGCTATCGACCACAACACCGCTGGAGACCGGCGACGGCGAAAGAACAATAACAGCAAGGGAAAGCAGAGGTAGAAAAAAAGCTCCACCGAGAGGGTCCAGGCCTGCCCGATGACCGCCATCCCCGTCTTCGAGGTAACTGGAAACCAGGCTTGCAGGAGTGGAATCACAAGCCACTCCCGCCCCTGCGGAAGCGTTCGCGAGAGACAGGTGGCGATGACGAGAGCGAGAAGGTAGACCGGATAGACGCGCGCCAGACGAGCGACGAAGTATTTATAAAGATCGCGGCCCGTCTTCAGGTTGTCCTGATACGTGTAGTACAGGATGAAACCCGAGAGCATGAAGAAGAGGCAAACACCGAATCCGCCGTGTCGCAGAAAAGCAATGAAGGGGGAGGGCATGTGCATGTGGTCGAAGAAGCCCGCCCCAAAGTGAAACAACAGAACCCAGAAAGCCGCAAAAAAACGAATACCCGTAAGAGCATGAAGACCAGGACGGCGGATCCGCTTGCCTGGAGTCGGAACCAGGCCCTCATGAAGCAATTCTTCCGTGGACATTGCAAAATTGTAGCCTATGCAGATTAGCCCGAAGTTCAGGCAGAGAGCCCCTGAAGTAGACGGGTAGGGAGCATATCTCATACGCCTTTCACCTCGCTGCGTTATTCTGTCGGTCGAAGATTCCGTAACGTCTCCGGAACCAGGAAGCCTCCGCTTGAAAGCACTCCTCCCGATCGCCCTCCTCCTCGCCTCCTCCGGCTCTCCCGCCCGGGCCGCCGCTCAGGCCGTCTCCGCCCAGCCGTCTGCCGCCGCGACGCTGAACGACGAGCCCATCACCCCGCCCTCGGTGGTCTATCCCGAGGAGGCCAAGAAGGCGCGCATCCAGGGCGTCGTCGTGCTCGAGATCAACGTCTCGGCCAAGGGCGAGGTGATCGGCGTGCGCGCCGTCTCCGGTCCCGAGCCGCTGCGCCAGGCCGCCGTAGATGCCTACCGGCACGCCGCCTACCGTCCCCTGCTCACCGACGGCAAGCCAACCCCGGCCATCATCACCACCAGCGTCAATTTCAACCTGAAAGAGCTGCCGCCGGATACCGACCAGAAGATCGACGCGGCCTTCGAGCCGCTGCACGCCCGCTGCCAGACGCTCTCGGCCCAGAACTCCGCTGACGCCGTGGCCGCGTGCCAAGAGGCGCTCGCTATGGCGAACCGTTTCTCCCCGCGCTTCGAGACAGGCGTCCATGCTACGGCGTACAACGACCTCGTCCTGGCGCTGATCGCCGCCAAGCGCAAGCCCGAGGCCAGCCAGCTCGGCGAAGAGGCCGTCTCCCGCTTCGTCGACCTGAACCCCGACGTGATGCACCACTCGCCCGCCGCCGCCACCGCCTTCATCACCCGCGCCGAGATCCGCTCGCTGACGAACAACCTGCGGGGCGCGGAGAAGGACTGCCTTGCGGCCGAAGAGATCATCCGCAGCCTGCTACAGAATGAGGCCGAAGTGGATAAGTCCGCGAACTACCGGCAGCAGCTACGCGAGACCATGCTGCTGCGCGCCGCCGTCCTTGATGAGCAGCACAAGACATCGCAGGCGAAGAAGCTGCGGGAGCAGGCCCGGTACATCTAGAAACAACGACAAAAGCGCCCTAACGCCGGGCGGCGGCACTTCGTGCGGTTCTCGGCGCTTCGCGTGTTTTTTGCCTAAGCCTTCTTCGGCCCCTTGAGCCCCATCTCCGCCATCACCATCTGCAGGTCCTTCCACGCCTCGCCCTTCTGGCGCGGATCGCGCAGCAGGAACGCCGGGTGATAGGTCACCAGCACCCTGGCCCCGCGACTCTGACGCCACGTACCCCGCAGCGAGGTCAGCGACTGCCGTACCCCCAGCAGGTAGGTCGCCGCCGTGGCCCCCAGAGCCACGATGAACTCCGGCTGCACCACGTCGATCTGCCGTGCGAGAAACGGCCTGCAAGTCTCGGCCTCGACCGGCTCGGGGTTGCGATTGCCCGGCGGGCGGCATTTGACGATGTTCGCGATGTAAACCTCTTCGCGCTTGAGGCCCATCGCCGTAATCATGTTGTTCAGCAACTGTCCGGCCTTGCCCACGAAGGGGATGCCGCTGGCATCTTCATCCGCGCCCGGCCCCTCGCCCACAAACATGAGCCGCGCGTTGGGATCGCCGTCGGCGAAGACAATCTTCCGACGTCCCGCATAGGCCAGCGGACAGCGTGTGCAGTCGCCGATATCCTCTTGGATGGCACGCAGGGCAGCAGCACGGTCGGCGGGCGCGATCCGCGTCGTGGGCAGGCGGATGAGGCTGTGAAGCGGAACTGGTTTGGCCATGGAATCACTAAACGCAGAGGGAACAGGCGCGGGTGGCGGTGCCGGAGGACGCACGGCAGGCGCACGTAGAACAGAGGCAGGTGGAGCGGGAGCCTGCAACGCAGGATCAGGCAAAACAGGTGTGCGCACTACGGGAGCCGCCGCAACGCGTTCCCTGACCACAGGCATCGGTGGCTCGGGTAGAGCCTCAGGTTGAGCAGAAAGCACCTGCTCCAGCTCGACCGGCTCACCGTTCCGATAGAAGTCATGCACGCCCATATCCCGGAAGTACTCGAGATACGCACGCACCGCATCGTTCTGCTTTTCGACCGCCATCTTGCCAGCCTACAGCAATCGGCCTGAGGAAACCGAGCCAAGTAAAAGCAGATGCTCGCTGCCGACCAGCAGAAGGCCCTCAGCAGATTACTCGCCCATATCGCCCCCAGAACGGCACGAAGTGCTAGATAAGAGTGTCGACTGCCGGAGCCACGATGCGCTCGTTCAGCACGAACGTCACCTGCCCGGCGCGAATCTCATCCTGCGCCACACGGCACGCCTTCATCGACTTTGAAGCCGTCAGCGGAGGAGCGCCTGACTGTAGCTGCCGCGCACGGCGAGCAGCACCCTTGACCAAGCTGTACTTGTTGAACAGAGCATTGTCTGTCGTCATAGATTTACCTCGGTGACTTCGACTCTACCCCTAAACATCGGCCGCTACCACAAAAAACGATAGTGGATAACGAGTCCCTAACTCTTTTAGTCCCGCTTTAGCTCCGGGCAAAGCTCGCAAGCGCCGCCTGAAGACGGCTCGAAGCGGCATCGGTACGGCAGCTCGCGGCCATCGCCTGCACCCCGTCCCCCTGCCCACGCTCGGTGAGCACGATCGCCTTCATCTCCGTCACAGCTTGGTCCAGAACATCGTTCACCAGCGCGTACTTGTACTCGCGCAGCCGGTTTAGCTCCTTGCGCGCCTCGCTCAGACGCCGCCCGATGACCTCCTCGGAGGTCATGTTCTCGGCCTCGCTGCGGTTGCGCAGACGCATCTCCAGCACCTCGGGGCTAGGTGGCAAAATAAAAATCGAGACCGCCGACGGCAGCTTCTGCATGATCTGCACCGCGCCCTGCACGTCGATATCGAGCAGCAGGTCCTTGCCCGCAATCCGCGCATGATCGAGCGCCGAAAGCGCCGTGCCGTAGTAGTTGCCGAAGACCTCGGCGTACTCCAAAAACTCGCCCGCGGCGATCATCCGCTCGAAGTTCTCGCGGGTGGTGAAGTGGTACTCGCGCCCGTTCTCTTCCGAGCCACGCGGCGCGCGCGTCGTGTAGGAGACCGAAAAGTCCAGCCCCTCGACCAGTGTCCGCAACTGCGTCACCAGCGTTGATTTCCCCGAGCCCGACGGGGCCGAGATGATGAAAAGAATGCCTGCCATGTTGTTGTCAGTGTAGCTGCTTAGCCGGAAAACTACTCCAGATTCTGCACCTGTTCCCTGGCCCGTTCCAGTTCAACCTTCACCTGTAAACCCAAATCGGTAATGCGCAGCCCGGCCTCCCCGGCGGCTCCCCCCGTCTTCGAGAGCAGAGTGTTGGCCTCGCGGTTCAGCTCCTGCAACAGGAAATCGAGCTGCCGCCCCAGCTCGCCGCCCGCCTCCAGCAACTCCACGAACCGGCCCACGTGCGTCCTGAGCCGCACCAACTCCTCCTCCACGTCGCCGCGTTCGGCCAGCATCGACGCCTCGATCAGGATGCGCTCCTCAGCCACCTGAACCCCGGCTCCTTCGAGCAACTCCGCCAGCCGCGTGCGCAGCCGACCCACCTGCGTCTCGGCGATGCTCCCGCGCAGCCGCGTCACCTCGTCCACCACGGCCTCGATGCGCCCCATTCCAGCCAGCAGCTCCAGCCGCAGCGCCTCGCCCTCAGCGGCGCGCACCGCGTCGAAGCGGTCCACCAGCTCCGGCACGGCAGCCAGCACCGCCGCAGCCATCTCGGCATCCTCCGCCCTCACTGCCTCAGCCGCGATCACGCCAGGCATCCGCAGCAGCTCGTGTACTTCCGGATCACCACTCAATCCCAACAGACCCGAGGCACGCCGGTAGACCTCCGCATACGAGGCCAGCAGAGCCTCGTTCAACTCCAGACGCCCGCCAGCCGTGGCCTTCTCAAGCTGAAGCCCAAACTCCACATGCCCGCGCCGCAGCCGCTCCTTCAGCGTCTTGCGCAGAGCCGCTTCCAGCCCCTCCAGACCGTTCGGCACCCGCACCAGCAGGTCCAGATGACGATGGTTCACGCTCTTCAACGTCAACGCGAAACCCACCTCCCCGGACGCTCCACGCGCCGTAGCAAAGCCCGTCATCGACCGAACCGGATTTGCAGAACTCATGCCACACCCTCCACATCACTATCGTCCTGGAACTGAAGATCGTGCAGCCGCCGATACGTCCCCATCCGCGCCAGCAACTGCTCGTGCGTCCCCATCTCGGTGATGCGCCCGTGCTCCAGCACCACGATCCGCGTGGCCCGCCGCACGGTCGAGAGCCGGTGCGCGATCACGAACACCGTGCGCCCCTGCATCAGGTTCGCCAGCGCCGCCTGCACAAACTTCTCACTCTCCGCGTCGAGCGCGCTGGTCGCCTCGTCCAAGATCAGCACCGGCGCGTTCTTCAGGATGGCCCGCGCAATCGCCAGCCGCTGCCGCTCGCCGCCGCTCAGCCGCACGCCCTTCTCGCCGATCTTCGTGTCGTACCCCTCCGGCATCCGCAGGATGAAATCGTGCGCCAGCGCCATCTTCGCGGCTGACTCTACATCCTTCAGAGGCACATCCGGCTGGCCGTAAGCAATGTTATTCCGCACGGTGTCGTTGAAGAGCACCGTCTCCTGCGTCACCTTGCCGATCTGCTCGCGCAGTGACGCAATCGTCACATCGCGCAGGTCATGCCCGTCGATCAGGATGCGCCCCGAGGCCACATCGAAGAAGCGCGGAATCAGATTCACCAGAGACGACTTGCCCGCGCCGCTCGGCCCCACCAGCGCAATCACCTCGCCGCGCTGCACCGCCAGGTCGATGCCGTGCAGCACCGGCTTCATCTCGCCGTTGTCCTCGTAGGCAAAGCCCACGTTCTCAAAACGAATCTCCTCGTGGAAGCCCTTCAGCTCAGGCGCTTTGCGCTTCTCGCGCACGTCGTCCTGCGCGTCCATGAACTCGAAGATGGCCTCGCTCGCGCCCAGCGCCTGCTGGAAGCTGTTGTAGAAGAGCGCGAACTTGCGCACCGGATCGTAGAGCGTGAACGTCGCAATCAGAAACGCGATGAACGAGCCTTCGGTCATCTGGTGTAGCTTGATGCGATCGCGGCCCAGCAGCAGCAACAGCGCGATGCCGATGGAGCCGATAGCATCCATCAGGGGCGAGCTGATGGCCTGCACGCTGATCGCCTTGAGGTTCGCGGTGAAGAGCCGCCGCGCCGCCCGGCGAAACCGCTTCATCTCCCAGATCTCCATGCCGAACGCCTTCACGATGCTGTTGCCTGTGATGGTTTCGTGCAGGATGTTCTGGATCTCGGCCAGCTTGTCCTGGCCCTTACGCGTGGTGGAGCGCACGCTGCGCCCGATGCGCCGCGCCGACGAGATAACTACCGGCACAAACAGCAGCAGCACCCAGGCCAGCTTGCCGCCGTTGATGACCACCACCGCGGCCATAAAAAGAAAAGTGAAAAACTGCTGCAAGAAATCGCCCAGCACGGCGGACATCGCCGTCTGCACGCGCTCGATATCGTTGATGAGCGTCGAGAGCAGCGTGCCCGTGGTGTGCTTCTGGAAGAACGCCATCGACCGCCGCAGCACCGCGTCGTAGAGGTCGTTGCGCAGGTCGGTAATCATGCCGAAGCCCGCGTAGTTCACCAGGTAGGTGCCCGCGTAGTCGCAAACCGACTTCACGATGGCCGACGCGATCAGCGCATAGGCCACCACCGTCCAGGCGTTATGCAGTTGGCTAGGCACCAGAAAGTGCAGGTCGATCTGCCGCTGCACATGCGGAATCGAGAACCGCAGCAGGTCATCCGGCGGAGCATCGGGCTGCAACACCTTATCGAAAATAGGCTTGACCAACAGCACACGAAACGCCGCCATCAGCCCCACCATAGCCATCAGCAGCACGGAGCCCAGCGAGTAGAGCGCGTAGGGGACTCCGTACAGCAGCAGCCGCCAGACCCGCTTCAAATCTGCACTCCGTCGATATCTAAGCCGATCCGCACCAGATTATTCTACGCATGAGTAATCCACTCATAAAAACCGCGCATCTCCAAAAGCCGCTGTGCTATGCTCACCTTGCGAAGCCGCGTCGATAGAGAATGTTCGTGCGAACTACATATCAATCCCCCAAACACTAATTGGCAAAACTCAAAAGCGCCAGTTTACTCAACCGGGAGAGATCGGAAGGAATGCGACTGCAAAAACAAGCTACGCAGGCGCGGCCACTCACGCCGGCAGGTTCCATTGCGCTGGATGTCATTCGGTTTGGAGCAGCAGTTGCAGTCGTTGTCGGCCACTTATCCAACTACCCTTTCTCCCTGCACTGGCCTTATCTCCTGAAACTTGCGCTGAGTGCAGTGGCAGTCTTCTTTGTTCTCTCCGGCTTTGTGATTCGCCTGATCACAAAGGTCCGCCCGATTGAGGCTCGAGATTACGCAATTGATCGCTTCTCACGCCTGTACTCGGTGACCGTACCTGCCGTTTTATTTACTCTCCTGGCGGCTTTCGTGCTGCACCTGTTCCCTTCCACACGGTTAGGAAGTATCGTCGAATTCGACCTGAGAAAAATTGCTCCGCAAACTTTGGCAAATCTCACCTTTACCGCAGAGATATGGGGCTTTGACTTTCCGGTCAGCTTCAACTCTGTGTTCTGGTCTCTGTGCTATGAATTCTCCTACTATTGCTTTTACGGTCTGGCGTTCTTCGGCAGAGGCTGGGTGCGATGGGTTTCGCTTGTCGCCCTGGCACTCTTCGTCGGACCTCCCATTCTCTTTCTCCTTCCTCTGTGGCTCTTTGGCTGCTTGATTCACGATCTCTATCAAAAACTGCGCACCCAGCGAAACTCGCTCTCCTATCTTACCGGCATCTTCGCCACCGGGCTCATTGCGGTTGTGCTTTTGCGCCCCGTCCTGCGTAGCTTGGGCCATCGAGTTGCTGCGACGATGCCGCACTCAAGCCTCACAGGTCTACTTCATTGGAGCAAGGATCATGGCTTGCACCTTCTACAACGTGCAAGCTTTCACGCCTATGTGGTGGGAGTTCCAACCGGCCTTCTCTTGCTCTACCTACTTCTTCTGCTGGAACGATCGAAGCTGAGAAAAGACCATGCCGTCATTCCGATAATTCGCAGGATTGCCGATGGGACATTTTCCCTTTATCTCTTTCATCTGCCTTTGCTGATGCTGTTCGTGGCTTATATTCCCTATGACCGAACCAGCAATATCCAGAAAATCGCCCTCCTTCTTGTCACCATCGCATTATCCGTCCTGATAGAAATCCCTCTGAATCATTTCAAGCGTTTTCTCAGGAAGAAACTTTCGATCTCCAGTGCAGCATCTCGTTCGGTGGTCAGCACACGGTAGCTCATTGCCGCGTCCCGGCAGCCTGGCCTGCATCTTCACCGCGGCATATCCCGGTGCGAGCTTTTGACCCTATAACCACTGCCTTCGAGCCGCCGCTTCATCTCCTCGGCGATGAAGACCGAACGGTGCTGCCCGCCCGTGCACCCGAAGGCCACCGTCAGGTAGCTCTTGCCCTCCTTGATGTAGTGCGGCAGCAGGAAGTCGAGCATCTCGGTGGTCTTGTCGAGAAACTCCTTCGTCTGCGGAAAGCTCATCACGTACTTCGCCACCTGGGCGTCCCTGCCGGTCAGCGGGCGGAACTCGGGGATGAAGTGCGGATTGGGCAGAAACCGCACGTCGAAAACGAGATCCGCATCCGTCGGCACGCCGTTCTTGAAGCCGAAGCTCATCGACTGGATCGTCAGGTTGCGGTCGCTCTCGCCCTTGTCCTCGAACTGCGCGTGGATGTGCGCACGCAGCTCGTGCACGTTGAACTTCGTCGTATCGAGCAGGATATCGGCGACGTTGCGGATCGGGTCCAGCCGCTTGCGCTCCGAGCGGATCGACTCGAGCACCGTCTCGGTCACCTCTTTGCCGTGGTCGCGCGCGCGCTTGGCCAGCCCCATCGGATGCGGTCTGCGCGTCTCCGAAAACCGCCGCACCAGCGCGTCTTCGCTGGCTTCGAGGAAGACCACCTTCGTCGGCAGCACCTTGCGCACCTGCTTCAGGATCGCGGGAAACTTATCCAGCCGCATCCCCTCGCGCACGTCCACCACCAGCGCCGCGCGGGTAATCTCATTGGACTGGCGCACCAGATCGGCGAAGCGCGGAATCAACTCCAGCGGCAGGTTGTCCACCGAGTAGTAACCCAGATCCTCAAACGCCTTCAGCGCCGAGAGCTTGCCCGAGCCGGACATACCGGTCAGGATCACCAACTCGCCGTGGGCCTCGAGATAGCCCTCAGCCGCAGTTTTTTTCGCAATCTTTTTGGAGGAACTTTTGGCAGTCTTCTTCAGGGCAGTCTTGCTCGCTGCCTTTACAGTCTTCGCGGCTGGCTTGCGGCTCATGCAGAGATCGTAGCAGGTACTTCGTACCGTTCTCGGGGCGGCACGGGGGAGTTATCTTCTGAGGGCCTTCCATTGGTCGGCAGCTAACGATATCCGCTGCCGACCAACGGAAATCCCCCATACCACTTACTTATCTACACCGCAGCACCTAAGAGGCCGCCGCCTGATCCATCTCCACCACCAGGCTGGGCACTGACTTCGGATGTCGCTTCAGGGTCGTTCGGCGCTGCTGACTGCGAATCGCCTGCTGCTCCAGGCACCGCAGCGCGTCATGCAGGGCCACCGCCATCTCTGTCCCCTCACACAACGCAACCAGGCTCTGATCCCCGGTCTTCATCGTTACTTCCGCGATCTGCCGGTACTTTTCCCCGGTCAGAATCACATGGACACTCACCATCCTGCCCACGATTCGCTCAATCCTCAACAACCCCGCTTCCGCCTGCTTCTTCAACTTCGACGTAACGGTCGTGCATCGTCCGGTGTACTCAACGTTCATCAGTTCACCTCACTGCAACACAATCTATACCCTCCGATGCCGTCGATGCACTCCGTTGTTGTTCAAAACTCCTTGCCTCCGGAGATAAAGTCATCCAAAAAAAACACGGAAAATCCCGGATAAGACGGACAAGAACAAGCCAATCCCCACCTGTTCCTGATCCGTGGAAATCTTTCCAGACAGCAATTTATCGAACGCGACGCTGGTGAGTGCTTGGAATCTGCTGGTCTTCCCTGTACTTCGCCACCGTCCGCCGAGTCACATTGATCCCCTCGGACTTGAGTTGCGCGGCCAACTGGTCGTCGGTCAGCGGCTTGCGCGGGTCTTCCTCTTCGATCAGCTTCTTCACCTTTCGCTTCAGCAGCACCAACGGCAGGTCGCCGCCCTCAGGGCCGTTCACGCCCTCCGAGAAGAAGAACCGCAGCTCATACACCCCCTGCGACGTGTGCACATACTTGTTCGCCACCGCGCGGCTCACCGTCGAAGGGTGCACTCCGATCTCCTCGGCCACTTCCTTAATCATCATCGGCTTCAGCGACTGCTCCCCATGCTCCAGGAACTCCTGCTGCCGCCTGACGATCACCTCGCAGGTCCGCACAATCGTGTTCTTCCGCTGCTCGATGTTTCTGAGAAGCTGGATCGCCGACTTGTACCGCTCCTTCACATACTCGCGGACGTCCTTGTCCGTCTGTTTCTGCCGCAGCATCTTCCGATAGCCCTGGTTCAGTCGCAGCGTGGGCATGTCCTCCTCGTTCATCAGCACGACGTACTGGTCGTCGCGCTTCACGAACGCCACATCCGGCTCGATCAGCCGCGTATCGTTCTGCGCGTACCGCTGCCCCGGCCTGGGGTCCAGCGTGCGGATGTACTCCACCGCGGCCTGCACCTCCTCGGCCGTGCGCCCGCAGCTCTTGGTCAGCTCACGCATGTCCTTCTTCAGCAGCAGCGGCAGGCAGTTCGTCACAATATGCGCCGCCGTCTCGAAGACGTCGAAGCGGCTCTGCGGCGGAGCCACCTCATCCGTAAGCTCCTCCAGACCCTCTTCCGCCTCTGCCGACGCCAGCTCCCTGCGCCGCGCCGCCACCGTCTCGGCCTCGCGCCGCTGCGCCGCAATCTGCACCAGCAGGCACTCGCGCAGGTCGCGCGCGCCGACCCCCAGGGGATCAAGCTGGTTCACCAGCTCCCGCGCGCGGACGATAATGACCAGCTCCGCATCCAGAGACTTCGGCTTAGGAGCAGCGGCTGCCACCGAGTCGAGCACCTCTTCCTCCTCAGCCAGTTCCGGCTTAGCCCGCGCCCCACGCTCAAACGGAATCGGGTCCAGCCGGATCGGACCATGCACCTCGGCCGCCAGGGCCTCGGCCAGCTCCTCGTCGCTCGCCGTCAGGTAGCCGTTCCCGTCCAGGTTGCCGATCACCAGCTCCACCGCCGCACGCAGCACCGGCGACAGCGTCTGCGCCCCGATCTGCCACAGCAGATGGTCGCTCAGCGTGCTGGGCTGGGCCAGAAAGTGTTCAAACGAGGGCTTGTCATACTCCTCGAAGTTCGAGGTCGTCTTGAAGCCGGGGTCCAGAAACTCCTGAAAGTAGCTGCCGAAGTCGATCTCGTCGAAGGGGTCCTTCTCCACCCGTTCGGTCTCCGCCGCCACCTCGGCGACGGAGCGGTCGCGGTCACCCTCGCGCCCATCCATCTCCTCCATGGTGGGTCCGAACTCCTCCAGCTCCTCGAGCACGGGGTTCTCCACCATCTCGGAGTTGATCATCTCCTTCAGGTCCAGCTTGTTCAGCGCCAGCACACTGACCATCTGCACAAGGCCGGGCGTCAGCACCTGGCGTTGCGAGACCTTCAGATTCAGTCTGGGTTGCATGAACAATGTCTCTACCTCTCCTCGTCCACCAGCATTGCAGATCTAGAAAATTCCTTCGACAATCTGAGATCGACGTCACCCGATCGCCGTCAGAGGAATGTCTCCGTTGGTTTGCTCCGCCACAGTCTACACTTGCCGGACATTGCTGATAGGGGCCGCACATGGCCGTTTCCCACATTGGAATCAAGAGTGGGAAGCCGCCGCTCTGTGAAAATAGATGCATAAATATTGCACATCCAGGGTCGAATGCAACCTAATCCATGGAAAATTTTTCCCCGAGATAGATCCTTTTTACCTCCGGATCACGTCCCAGCATACCCGGCGTGCCCGTTCGGAAGATCTTCCCCTCGTTGATGATGTAGGCCCGGTCGGTCACCGAGAGCGTCTCGCGCACGTTAT
This is a stretch of genomic DNA from Granulicella sp. WH15. It encodes these proteins:
- a CDS encoding ABC transporter ATP-binding protein, translated to MKRVWRLLLYGVPYALYSLGSVLLMAMVGLMAAFRVLLVKPIFDKVLQPDAPPDDLLRFSIPHVQRQIDLHFLVPSQLHNAWTVVAYALIASAIVKSVCDYAGTYLVNYAGFGMITDLRNDLYDAVLRRSMAFFQKHTTGTLLSTLINDIERVQTAMSAVLGDFLQQFFTFLFMAAVVVINGGKLAWVLLLFVPVVISSARRIGRSVRSTTRKGQDKLAEIQNILHETITGNSIVKAFGMEIWEMKRFRRAARRLFTANLKAISVQAISSPLMDAIGSIGIALLLLLGRDRIKLHQMTEGSFIAFLIATFTLYDPVRKFALFYNSFQQALGASEAIFEFMDAQDDVREKRKAPELKGFHEEIRFENVGFAYEDNGEMKPVLHGIDLAVQRGEVIALVGPSGAGKSSLVNLIPRFFDVASGRILIDGHDLRDVTIASLREQIGKVTQETVLFNDTVRNNIAYGQPDVPLKDVESAAKMALAHDFILRMPEGYDTKIGEKGVRLSGGERQRLAIARAILKNAPVLILDEATSALDAESEKFVQAALANLMQGRTVFVIAHRLSTVRRATRIVVLEHGRITEMGTHEQLLARMGTYRRLHDLQFQDDSDVEGVA
- the rpoZ gene encoding DNA-directed RNA polymerase subunit omega codes for the protein MTTDNALFNKYSLVKGAARRARQLQSGAPPLTASKSMKACRVAQDEIRAGQVTFVLNERIVAPAVDTLI
- a CDS encoding uracil-DNA glycosylase, which codes for MAVEKQNDAVRAYLEYFRDMGVHDFYRNGEPVELEQVLSAQPEALPEPPMPVVRERVAAAPVVRTPVLPDPALQAPAPPASVLRAPAVRPPAPPPAPVPSAFSDSMAKPVPLHSLIRLPTTRIAPADRAAALRAIQEDIGDCTRCPLAYAGRRKIVFADGDPNARLMFVGEGPGADEDASGIPFVGKAGQLLNNMITAMGLKREEVYIANIVKCRPPGNRNPEPVEAETCRPFLARQIDVVQPEFIVALGATAATYLLGVRQSLTSLRGTWRQSRGARVLVTYHPAFLLRDPRQKGEAWKDLQMVMAEMGLKGPKKA
- the gmk gene encoding guanylate kinase, which gives rise to MAGILFIISAPSGSGKSTLVTQLRTLVEGLDFSVSYTTRAPRGSEENGREYHFTTRENFERMIAAGEFLEYAEVFGNYYGTALSALDHARIAGKDLLLDIDVQGAVQIMQKLPSAVSIFILPPSPEVLEMRLRNRSEAENMTSEEVIGRRLSEARKELNRLREYKYALVNDVLDQAVTEMKAIVLTERGQGDGVQAMAASCRTDAASSRLQAALASFARS
- a CDS encoding energy transducer TonB produces the protein MKALLPIALLLASSGSPARAAAQAVSAQPSAAATLNDEPITPPSVVYPEEAKKARIQGVVVLEINVSAKGEVIGVRAVSGPEPLRQAAVDAYRHAAYRPLLTDGKPTPAIITTSVNFNLKELPPDTDQKIDAAFEPLHARCQTLSAQNSADAVAACQEALAMANRFSPRFETGVHATAYNDLVLALIAAKRKPEASQLGEEAVSRFVDLNPDVMHHSPAAATAFITRAEIRSLTNNLRGAEKDCLAAEEIIRSLLQNEAEVDKSANYRQQLRETMLLRAAVLDEQHKTSQAKKLREQARYI
- a CDS encoding acyltransferase, which translates into the protein MSTEELLHEGLVPTPGKRIRRPGLHALTGIRFFAAFWVLLFHFGAGFFDHMHMPSPFIAFLRHGGFGVCLFFMLSGFILYYTYQDNLKTGRDLYKYFVARLARVYPVYLLALVIATCLSRTLPQGREWLVIPLLQAWFPVTSKTGMAVIGQAWTLSVELFFYLCFPLLLLFFRRRRSPAVLWSIAGLMVAIGIAFHAPNLAPGVFDSWVNRHILLPVLRLPEFILGMSLGALFMERQSASPDWRTNDWLTLAGLIPGGIVISLRVEDRYLIAAALFSFAWAIFRLAVGKGWLTNLLSSPPMLLLGGASFSIYILQAPIRNLMHVLFAHFHPGLDAAVTPVVLIVFCCFLFLYYEEPMRGVVRRVLIGK
- a CDS encoding YicC/YloC family endoribonuclease, whose amino-acid sequence is MSSANPVRSMTGFATARGASGEVGFALTLKSVNHRHLDLLVRVPNGLEGLEAALRKTLKERLRRGHVEFGLQLEKATAGGRLELNEALLASYAEVYRRASGLLGLSGDPEVHELLRMPGVIAAEAVRAEDAEMAAAVLAAVPELVDRFDAVRAAEGEALRLELLAGMGRIEAVVDEVTRLRGSIAETQVGRLRTRLAELLEGAGVQVAEERILIEASMLAERGDVEEELVRLRTHVGRFVELLEAGGELGRQLDFLLQELNREANTLLSKTGGAAGEAGLRITDLGLQVKVELERAREQVQNLE